Proteins from one Deinococcus apachensis DSM 19763 genomic window:
- a CDS encoding amino acid ABC transporter permease gives MLGWLVGAAAAFYLLFLLITLILRQIPEPIGPRADLFVQGARMTLQLTLVSGLIGLAVGIVAGIMRTSPLWLVRAPAGLYIWLVRGTPLLVQIFFVYNALPPLLQALGLRVELNEFWSAVIALALNVGAYNAEVVRAGILAIPRGQTEAARSLGLSGGQTMQTVVLPQALRIVVPPLVNNIVALLKDSSLASAISLLELTLAGTRVTAETFQPVPVLTTIAAVYLSLTTVMTFFTDQLERRVKIATR, from the coding sequence ATGCTGGGGTGGCTGGTCGGGGCAGCGGCCGCTTTCTACCTGCTGTTCCTGCTGATCACGCTCATCCTGCGGCAGATCCCCGAGCCCATCGGCCCCCGCGCCGACCTGTTCGTGCAGGGCGCGCGGATGACCCTGCAACTGACGCTGGTGAGCGGGCTGATCGGGCTGGCCGTCGGGATAGTCGCGGGCATCATGCGGACGAGTCCCCTGTGGCTCGTGCGGGCGCCCGCTGGCCTATATATCTGGCTGGTCCGCGGCACGCCCCTGCTGGTGCAGATTTTTTTTGTGTACAACGCCCTGCCGCCCCTCCTGCAGGCCCTCGGCCTGCGGGTGGAGCTCAACGAATTCTGGTCGGCGGTGATCGCTCTGGCCCTAAACGTCGGAGCCTACAACGCCGAGGTGGTTCGCGCGGGTATCCTCGCCATTCCGCGCGGGCAGACCGAGGCGGCGCGCAGCCTGGGCCTGAGCGGTGGGCAGACCATGCAGACGGTGGTGCTGCCCCAGGCGCTCCGCATCGTGGTGCCGCCCCTGGTCAACAACATCGTCGCGCTCCTCAAGGATTCCTCCCTCGCCAGCGCCATCTCGCTGCTGGAACTCACGCTGGCCGGAACGCGGGTCACCGCCGAGACCTTCCAGCCCGTGCCGGTGCTGACCACCATCGCCGCCGTCTACCTCTCCCTGACCACCGTGATGACCTTTTTCACCGATCAGCTTGAGCGGCGGGTGAAGATCGCCACGAGGTAG
- a CDS encoding ABC transporter substrate-binding protein translates to MKKVLLTLSTLALLASTAEARTWADIKQSGTIKIATEGAFPPFNLMKGNQLTGFEVDLANALAKGMGLKVQWVTQPFDNLLIGLNQDRYDFVIASHGITPERQKAVDFSSPHYCTGGAIVTRPGGPLTAAALKGKKVGVQVGTTYLENVNKVPGVGEVKTYPKDTDAQAALMAGRVDAWVGDKFTGLDVVKAQKGKLVQGDLLFNERIAMAVKKGNSSLLGQLNAALATAMKNGTYAKISKQYFGQDVRCR, encoded by the coding sequence ATGAAGAAAGTCCTGCTGACCCTGAGTACCCTCGCCCTGCTTGCCAGCACCGCTGAGGCCCGCACCTGGGCTGACATCAAGCAGAGCGGCACCATCAAGATCGCCACCGAGGGGGCCTTTCCCCCCTTCAACTTGATGAAGGGTAATCAGCTCACCGGGTTCGAGGTGGACCTCGCCAACGCGCTCGCCAAGGGGATGGGCCTGAAGGTGCAGTGGGTGACCCAACCCTTCGACAACCTCCTGATCGGCCTGAACCAGGACCGCTACGACTTCGTGATCGCCAGCCATGGGATCACGCCCGAGCGGCAGAAGGCGGTCGATTTCTCCAGCCCGCACTACTGCACGGGCGGCGCCATCGTGACCCGGCCGGGCGGCCCCCTGACGGCCGCGGCCCTGAAGGGCAAAAAGGTCGGCGTGCAGGTGGGCACGACCTACCTGGAGAACGTGAACAAGGTGCCCGGCGTGGGCGAGGTCAAGACCTACCCTAAGGACACCGACGCGCAGGCCGCCCTCATGGCGGGCCGGGTGGACGCCTGGGTGGGCGACAAGTTCACCGGCCTCGACGTGGTGAAGGCGCAGAAGGGCAAGCTGGTGCAGGGCGACCTGCTGTTCAACGAGCGCATCGCCATGGCCGTCAAGAAGGGCAACAGCAGCCTGCTGGGCCAGCTCAATGCCGCGCTCGCCACGGCGATGAAGAATGGCACCTACGCCAAGATCAGCAAGCAGTACTTCGGCCAGGACGTCCGCTGCCGCTGA
- a CDS encoding ABC transporter ATP-binding protein, with protein sequence MAEVILENINKRYGTKHHAVKDFNLHIADRELMVFVGPSGCGKSTTLRMIAGLEDISDGVLRIGDRVVNDVPPKDRDIAMVFQNYALYPHMNVYENMAFGLKLRKTPKEEIDKRVRDAARILQIEHLLGRKPKELSGGQRQRVAMGRAIVREPKVFLMDEPLSNLDAKLRVEMRSQISQLHRRLGATIIYVTHDQVEAMTLGNRIVVMRDGLIMQVDTPMNLYDFPQNKFVAGFIGSPSMNFLSARVQNGEFVVGDSRISAMGRLAQSLRAYEGKDVYMGIRPEHMGVSGQTDIPRGSNVLRGKVVVVEPLGAQTDLIIDVNGQQLVAKVEGQAVVDPGDDIELLLDQTRLHAFDHASEEAIDRGTPTGTRGQADTLGLGYEYPGMGAGTAAAASAPRAAATSGVNTAPNSTTVISGDD encoded by the coding sequence ATGGCGGAAGTCATTCTGGAGAACATCAACAAGCGCTACGGCACGAAGCACCACGCGGTGAAGGACTTCAACCTCCACATCGCGGACCGTGAGCTGATGGTGTTCGTCGGACCCTCGGGCTGCGGCAAGAGCACCACGCTGCGGATGATTGCGGGGCTGGAGGACATCTCGGACGGCGTGTTGCGAATCGGCGACCGCGTCGTGAACGACGTACCGCCCAAGGACCGCGACATCGCGATGGTGTTTCAGAATTACGCGCTGTACCCGCACATGAACGTCTACGAGAACATGGCCTTCGGCCTGAAGCTCCGCAAGACCCCCAAGGAGGAGATCGACAAGCGCGTGCGTGACGCGGCGCGCATCCTCCAGATCGAGCACCTGCTGGGCCGCAAGCCCAAGGAGCTCTCCGGCGGTCAGCGCCAGCGCGTGGCGATGGGCCGCGCCATCGTGCGCGAGCCGAAGGTCTTCCTGATGGACGAGCCGCTCTCCAACCTGGACGCCAAACTGCGCGTGGAGATGCGCTCGCAGATTTCTCAACTTCACCGCCGCCTGGGCGCCACGATCATCTACGTGACCCACGATCAGGTCGAGGCGATGACGCTGGGCAACCGCATCGTGGTGATGCGCGACGGCCTGATCATGCAGGTCGACACGCCCATGAACCTCTACGACTTCCCGCAGAACAAGTTCGTGGCGGGCTTTATCGGCAGCCCCTCCATGAACTTCCTGTCGGCCCGGGTCCAGAACGGCGAGTTCGTGGTCGGGGACAGCCGCATCTCGGCGATGGGCCGCCTGGCGCAGAGCCTGAGGGCCTACGAGGGCAAGGACGTGTACATGGGGATTCGCCCCGAACACATGGGCGTTTCCGGCCAGACCGACATCCCGCGCGGCAGCAACGTTCTGCGCGGTAAGGTCGTGGTCGTCGAGCCGCTGGGCGCGCAGACCGACCTGATCATCGACGTGAACGGGCAGCAGCTCGTGGCGAAGGTGGAGGGGCAGGCCGTGGTGGACCCGGGCGACGACATCGAGCTGCTGCTTGACCAGACGCGCCTGCACGCCTTCGACCACGCCAGCGAGGAGGCCATCGACCGCGGCACTCCGACCGGCACGCGCGGCCAGGCTGACACCCTGGGCCTGGGCTACGAGTACCCGGGCATGGGAGCTGGGACTGCTGCCGCGGCCAGCGCCCCCCGGGCCGCCGCCACCTCCGGGGTGAACACCGCTCCCAACTCGACCACGGTCATCTCCGGCGACGACTGA
- the secA gene encoding preprotein translocase subunit SecA, which yields MFRVLNKVFDNNQRDVARIVKTVVQPVNALEEETMKIENLAEAFMALRKRVQEGGESLDDVLVPAFALIREAGRRSIGKRHYDVQLIGGVALHQGRIAEMRTGEGKTLVATLALALNALEGKGCHLVTVNDYLARVGAEEMGLLYRTLGLTVGLASRDLQPHQRQAAYACDITYVTNSELGFDYLRDNMAQSREQLVLRADTPLNFAIVDEVDSILIDEARTPLIISGAAEKATDLYYVYAKLIRRLQRGEPAEPGKRTEPTGDYTIDEKGKQVHLTEQGISKIERLLSLSDLYSPENMDKAHMITQAIRARELYHREKDYIVNAEGEVIIIDEFTGRSMPGRRYGEGLHQAIEAKEGVKIENENQTLATITYQNFFRLYTKFAGMTGTAKTEEKEFLDIYGSDVLVIPTNKPVIRQDADDLVYRSRLGKYNAVVQEVKEMQATGRPILIGTASIDTSEQLSALLQQAGIRHSVLNAKYEAQEASIIAQAGRSGTVTIATNMAGRGTDIMLGGNAEFILGESIEQNFGISRFAPEAEAFIKAISREDPEAQQLGMQIPGMTADFIQQAQQLQKDIVADRARVQELGGLHIIGTERHESRRIDNQLRGRAGRQGDPGSSRFYVSFEDDLMRLFANERVVAMMDRLGMDDSQPIEAKMVTGAIERAQARVEDRNFGIRKQLLEFDNVMSKQRDTIYAQRREVLLGADEDVEESTEGMIADFTEMQLAYYAPIDQAPESWDLETLRTNMLDAVPQLETYDFEALRSMTPDAAHAHLMEAVADTFDARKDELSPTMLNSLSRYVLLQVVDQHWKEHLHGMDVLRQGIGLRGYGQRDPFTEYKFEATNMFNDMIDNLKGEVTKFIFRMQFGQAS from the coding sequence ATGTTCCGTGTCCTGAACAAAGTGTTCGATAACAACCAGCGCGACGTGGCGCGCATCGTGAAAACGGTGGTGCAGCCCGTCAACGCGCTGGAAGAAGAGACGATGAAGATCGAGAATCTCGCCGAGGCCTTTATGGCCCTGCGGAAGCGGGTGCAAGAGGGCGGCGAGTCCCTGGACGACGTGCTTGTCCCGGCCTTCGCCCTGATCCGCGAGGCGGGGCGCCGCTCTATCGGCAAGCGGCACTACGACGTGCAGCTTATCGGCGGCGTGGCGCTCCACCAGGGCCGCATCGCCGAGATGCGAACCGGCGAGGGCAAGACGCTTGTGGCGACGCTCGCCCTCGCCTTGAACGCGCTGGAGGGCAAGGGCTGTCACCTCGTCACCGTGAACGACTACCTGGCCCGCGTCGGTGCGGAGGAGATGGGCCTGCTGTACCGCACCCTGGGCCTCACGGTGGGGCTGGCGAGCCGGGACCTCCAGCCGCACCAGCGCCAGGCCGCCTACGCCTGCGACATCACCTACGTCACCAACTCGGAACTCGGCTTCGACTACCTGCGCGACAACATGGCGCAGAGCCGCGAACAGCTCGTGCTGCGGGCGGACACTCCCCTGAACTTCGCCATCGTGGACGAGGTGGATTCCATCCTGATCGACGAGGCGCGCACACCGCTGATCATCTCGGGCGCCGCCGAGAAGGCGACCGACCTCTACTACGTGTATGCCAAGCTGATTCGCCGCCTGCAACGGGGTGAGCCCGCCGAGCCCGGCAAGCGCACCGAGCCGACCGGCGACTACACCATTGACGAGAAGGGCAAGCAGGTCCACCTCACCGAGCAGGGGATCTCCAAGATCGAGCGGCTGCTCTCGCTGAGTGACCTCTACAGCCCCGAGAACATGGACAAGGCGCACATGATCACCCAGGCGATCCGCGCCCGCGAGCTGTACCACCGCGAGAAGGACTACATCGTGAACGCCGAGGGTGAGGTCATCATCATCGACGAGTTCACGGGCCGCTCGATGCCGGGCCGCCGGTACGGCGAGGGGCTGCACCAGGCCATCGAGGCCAAGGAGGGCGTCAAGATCGAGAACGAGAACCAGACGCTCGCCACGATCACCTACCAGAACTTCTTCCGCCTGTACACCAAGTTCGCGGGCATGACCGGCACCGCCAAGACCGAGGAAAAGGAATTCCTCGACATCTACGGCTCGGACGTGCTGGTGATCCCGACGAACAAGCCCGTGATCCGCCAGGATGCCGACGACCTCGTGTACCGCAGCCGTCTGGGCAAGTACAACGCGGTCGTGCAGGAAGTCAAGGAGATGCAGGCGACGGGCCGCCCCATTCTCATCGGCACGGCGAGCATCGACACCAGCGAGCAACTGAGCGCCCTGCTCCAGCAGGCAGGCATCCGCCACTCAGTCCTGAACGCCAAGTACGAGGCTCAGGAGGCGAGCATCATTGCCCAGGCGGGCCGGTCGGGCACCGTTACCATCGCCACCAACATGGCGGGGCGCGGCACCGACATCATGCTGGGTGGCAACGCGGAGTTCATCCTGGGCGAGTCCATCGAGCAGAACTTCGGCATCAGCCGCTTTGCCCCCGAGGCCGAGGCCTTCATCAAGGCGATCAGCCGCGAGGACCCGGAGGCTCAGCAGCTTGGGATGCAGATTCCTGGCATGACCGCCGACTTCATCCAGCAGGCGCAGCAGCTCCAGAAGGACATCGTCGCCGACCGCGCCCGGGTGCAGGAACTCGGCGGGCTGCACATCATCGGCACCGAGCGCCACGAGTCGCGCCGCATCGACAACCAGCTTCGCGGGCGCGCGGGTCGTCAGGGCGACCCCGGAAGCAGCCGCTTCTACGTCTCGTTCGAGGACGACCTGATGCGACTGTTCGCCAACGAGCGCGTGGTGGCGATGATGGACCGCCTGGGCATGGACGACTCGCAGCCCATCGAGGCGAAGATGGTCACTGGGGCCATCGAGCGCGCCCAGGCCCGCGTCGAGGACCGCAACTTCGGCATCCGCAAGCAGCTCCTGGAATTCGACAACGTGATGAGCAAGCAGCGCGACACCATCTACGCCCAGCGCCGCGAGGTGCTGCTCGGTGCCGACGAGGACGTCGAGGAATCGACCGAGGGCATGATCGCCGACTTCACCGAGATGCAGCTCGCCTACTATGCGCCCATCGACCAGGCTCCCGAGAGCTGGGACCTGGAGACGCTGCGGACGAACATGCTCGACGCCGTGCCCCAGCTCGAAACCTATGACTTCGAGGCCCTGCGGTCGATGACGCCGGACGCCGCCCACGCCCACCTGATGGAGGCGGTGGCCGATACCTTCGACGCGCGCAAGGATGAGCTCAGCCCCACCATGCTCAACAGCCTCAGCCGCTACGTGCTGCTTCAGGTCGTGGATCAGCACTGGAAGGAGCACCTGCACGGCATGGACGTGCTGCGGCAGGGCATCGGCCTGCGCGGCTACGGCCAGCGCGACCCCTTCACCGAGTACAAGTTCGAGGCGACGAACATGTTCAACGACATGATCGACAACCTCAAGGGCGAGGTGACCAAGTTCATCTTCCGCATGCAGTTCGGCCAGGCGAGCTGA
- a CDS encoding type II toxin-antitoxin system Phd/YefM family antitoxin, which produces MTKTVKLQDAKANLSQLIRKVEAGDTVIVTQHGKPAARLLPIAPEEEQPIRIAIEAFRNIPKGDDIEFERDRTPWGDIELDFD; this is translated from the coding sequence ATGACGAAGACGGTCAAGTTGCAGGACGCCAAGGCAAACCTGAGCCAGCTTATTCGCAAGGTGGAGGCGGGAGACACGGTGATCGTGACGCAGCACGGGAAACCGGCCGCACGGCTGCTTCCCATCGCGCCGGAAGAGGAGCAGCCGATTCGGATCGCGATTGAGGCGTTCCGCAATATTCCCAAGGGGGACGACATCGAGTTCGAGCGGGACAGGACGCCCTGGGGTGACATCGAACTGGACTTCGATTGA
- the tsaD gene encoding tRNA (adenosine(37)-N6)-threonylcarbamoyltransferase complex transferase subunit TsaD, whose protein sequence is MSGPLRILGIDTSCDDTGVGVVELAPDGGVRVLANRVWSQTVHARYGGVMPEMASREHVERIDAVTGDALAEAGLTISDLGAVAATSGPGLVGALLVGLMYGKGLAQALGVPFYAAHHLEGHIFAAASDAELKTPYLALVVSGGHTHLFDVPRDGQYILVGATRDDAAGEAFDKIARLAGLGYPGGPAISEAALKGDPDAVGFKEPLQGQKGFDFSFSGLKTAALLAHRAGAKPEDLAAGFERAAVRFLVKTTLRAAQAYGRDTVVVSGGVAANRALREAFAASGVRTVFPGKGLNTDNGAMIALAGAASIRAGRSPSLLNEGAVAYAPLANA, encoded by the coding sequence ATGAGCGGTCCCCTGCGAATCCTTGGCATCGACACCTCCTGCGACGACACGGGGGTGGGCGTGGTGGAACTCGCGCCGGACGGGGGGGTGCGGGTGCTGGCGAACCGAGTGTGGTCCCAGACCGTCCACGCCCGGTACGGCGGCGTGATGCCCGAGATGGCAAGCCGCGAGCATGTGGAGCGCATTGATGCCGTGACGGGGGACGCGCTGGCCGAAGCGGGGTTGACGATTTCGGACCTCGGTGCTGTCGCCGCCACCTCCGGTCCCGGCCTCGTCGGTGCCCTGCTCGTCGGCCTGATGTACGGCAAGGGGCTGGCGCAGGCGCTGGGCGTGCCCTTCTACGCCGCTCATCATCTGGAGGGCCACATCTTCGCGGCGGCGAGTGACGCGGAGTTGAAAACCCCGTACCTCGCCCTGGTGGTCAGCGGTGGGCATACCCACCTCTTCGACGTGCCGCGCGACGGTCAGTACATCCTCGTCGGCGCCACCCGCGACGATGCGGCGGGCGAGGCGTTCGACAAGATCGCGCGTCTGGCGGGACTGGGGTATCCGGGCGGTCCGGCGATCAGCGAGGCGGCTTTGAAAGGAGACCCGGACGCCGTGGGGTTCAAGGAGCCGCTCCAGGGGCAGAAGGGCTTCGACTTCTCCTTCAGCGGTCTGAAGACGGCGGCGCTCCTCGCCCACCGGGCCGGGGCGAAGCCGGAAGACCTCGCGGCAGGCTTCGAGCGGGCCGCCGTGCGTTTCCTGGTCAAGACGACGCTGCGCGCCGCTCAGGCCTATGGGCGGGACACGGTCGTCGTCTCGGGCGGTGTGGCAGCGAACCGGGCGTTGCGGGAAGCCTTTGCGGCGAGCGGCGTAAGGACCGTTTTCCCCGGCAAGGGCCTGAACACCGACAACGGGGCGATGATCGCGCTGGCGGGGGCGGCATCAATTAGGGCGGGGCGTTCCCCGAGTCTCCTTAATGAGGGCGCGGTGGCGTATGCGCCGCTGGCGAACGCCTGA
- a CDS encoding barstar family protein gives MNVFREAPQGIQTAPHDPRIVAAGYLVSVREVDLSRVRDKESLMLAFLRGLALTESFGRNWDALYDVLTDPNARPARFALVLCDYEHFRKRHRQLGAELERVLLDAQREAAAQGRSLWLLAEERESDPRHW, from the coding sequence ATGAACGTTTTTAGGGAAGCCCCCCAGGGCATCCAGACGGCGCCGCACGACCCCCGCATCGTGGCCGCCGGGTATCTGGTCTCGGTGCGCGAGGTCGATCTCTCGCGGGTCCGCGACAAGGAGAGCCTGATGCTCGCCTTCCTGCGCGGCCTGGCCCTGACCGAGAGCTTTGGACGCAACTGGGACGCCCTGTATGACGTTCTGACCGATCCCAATGCCCGCCCGGCCCGCTTCGCGCTCGTGCTGTGCGACTACGAACACTTCCGCAAGCGCCACCGCCAACTGGGAGCCGAACTGGAGCGCGTCCTCCTTGACGCTCAGCGCGAGGCCGCCGCACAGGGCCGCTCGCTGTGGCTGCTCGCCGAGGAGCGGGAGAGCGACCCCCGGCACTGGTAG
- a CDS encoding ribonuclease domain-containing protein, with product MRLRRFLSSVLCPALLLGVLTACDTPSSDNQAGQAQTRTSTTARATRDPQSGLPFIAAADLPPEGRRTLRLIRAGGPFPYRKDGSVFGNREGILPRRSSGGYREYTVQTPGEGDRGTRRIVCTAVTPPDAECYYSADHYTSFRRIHP from the coding sequence GTGAGGTTGCGCCGCTTCCTGTCCAGCGTCCTGTGTCCGGCCCTGCTGCTGGGCGTGCTGACCGCCTGTGACACTCCCAGTTCGGACAACCAGGCGGGGCAGGCGCAGACCCGGACCTCCACGACCGCCCGCGCCACCCGTGATCCCCAGAGTGGCCTGCCCTTCATCGCCGCCGCCGACCTCCCGCCCGAGGGCCGGCGCACCCTGCGCCTGATCCGCGCGGGCGGCCCCTTTCCCTACCGCAAGGACGGCAGCGTCTTCGGCAACCGGGAGGGCATCCTGCCCCGGCGGTCAAGTGGCGGCTACCGCGAGTACACCGTGCAAACGCCGGGCGAGGGGGATAGAGGAACGCGGCGCATCGTCTGCACGGCCGTCACTCCACCCGATGCCGAGTGCTATTATAGCGCCGACCACTACACCTCTTTCCGGAGAATCCACCCGTGA
- a CDS encoding heme-dependent oxidative N-demethylase subunit alpha family protein, with product MFDSPPTLYRPFLNGVYSVSAGLFRLGAQRVPWAEGEPVETHTFALDREYGRFVATKVAAHRRALYEYVGEAGLAPELRRVALTFIARTLAAESGGVMTWDGRTFRNALLGWAAQLDPFWGGVEGLERFPAPLAPLVADVTPVNTLDFLGLNAPEDLALVARDPRSGRDWLAAVHVLSPQHWDPRDKLGRDFVAVHLPVAGSGPMNRTAPKLVDAVITRGPFVRFAWGVAMSDRLDHHPAAPPDEDRATSTPFDPDEAFLRVERQTLTGFPESQGALFTIRPYIYPLREAVADPDHAHALAAALQTMTPEQVTYKGLTFLLADLLAWLNEKAAGEG from the coding sequence GTGTTCGACAGCCCGCCGACCCTGTACCGCCCCTTCCTGAACGGCGTCTACAGCGTGTCGGCGGGCCTCTTCCGTCTGGGGGCACAACGGGTGCCCTGGGCGGAGGGCGAGCCGGTGGAGACCCACACCTTCGCCCTGGACCGCGAGTACGGGCGCTTCGTGGCGACCAAGGTGGCCGCGCACCGCCGAGCCCTGTACGAGTACGTGGGGGAGGCGGGCCTGGCCCCCGAACTCCGCCGGGTCGCGCTGACCTTCATCGCCCGCACCCTCGCCGCCGAGAGCGGCGGGGTGATGACCTGGGACGGGCGAACCTTCCGCAATGCGCTGCTGGGCTGGGCTGCCCAGCTTGATCCCTTCTGGGGAGGCGTGGAGGGATTGGAACGCTTTCCCGCGCCCCTTGCCCCTCTTGTCGCGGACGTGACGCCCGTGAACACGCTCGATTTCCTGGGACTGAACGCACCCGAGGACCTCGCGCTGGTCGCCCGTGATCCCCGGAGCGGGCGCGACTGGCTCGCCGCCGTCCATGTGCTCTCGCCCCAGCACTGGGACCCGCGCGACAAGCTGGGCCGGGACTTCGTGGCGGTGCATCTGCCGGTGGCGGGAAGCGGCCCGATGAACAGGACGGCTCCGAAACTGGTGGACGCGGTCATTACCCGCGGCCCGTTCGTCCGTTTCGCCTGGGGTGTGGCGATGAGTGACCGCCTCGACCACCACCCCGCCGCGCCGCCCGATGAGGACCGCGCCACTTCCACCCCATTCGACCCGGATGAGGCCTTCCTGCGTGTCGAACGGCAGACGCTGACGGGTTTTCCAGAGTCTCAGGGGGCACTTTTCACCATCCGGCCCTACATCTACCCGCTGCGAGAGGCTGTGGCGGACCCGGACCACGCTCATGCCCTAGCCGCCGCCCTGCAAACCATGACCCCCGAGCAGGTGACGTACAAGGGGCTGACCTTCTTGCTGGCCGACCTCCTCGCCTGGCTGAATGAAAAGGCCGCCGGGGAAGGTTAA
- a CDS encoding undecaprenyl-diphosphate phosphatase, giving the protein MDWFYAIIYGIVEGITEFLPISSTGHLIVAGNLMGVPWSKEIKDTFEVVIQGGAILAVLAHYWRDFVQQGRDIGRDQPTQRLWLGVIVACIPAVILGLLFGDTIKANLFRPSVVAWALIVGGVLMWLIESRKSTPTVHDLKGIGVGRSFLIGALQCLAILWPGFSRSASSILGGMAVGLDRPTATKFSFYLGVPTLGGAALLDFIKSRDLLGQIGLLNVVLGAVVSFVVAYLAIGWLLRFVSTNNFKGFAVYRVVVGVLILVLVATGRLANGGL; this is encoded by the coding sequence ATGGACTGGTTTTACGCCATCATCTACGGGATCGTCGAGGGCATCACTGAATTCCTGCCCATCAGCTCCACCGGGCACCTGATCGTGGCCGGGAACCTGATGGGCGTGCCGTGGAGCAAGGAGATCAAGGACACCTTCGAGGTCGTCATCCAGGGCGGCGCGATCCTGGCGGTGCTGGCGCACTACTGGCGTGATTTCGTGCAGCAGGGGCGCGACATCGGCCGGGACCAGCCGACCCAACGGCTGTGGCTGGGCGTGATTGTGGCCTGCATCCCGGCGGTCATTCTCGGGCTGCTCTTCGGCGACACCATCAAGGCGAACCTCTTCCGGCCCAGCGTGGTCGCCTGGGCGCTCATCGTGGGCGGCGTGCTGATGTGGCTGATCGAGAGCCGCAAAAGCACGCCCACCGTTCACGACCTCAAGGGGATCGGGGTGGGCCGCTCCTTCCTGATCGGCGCCTTGCAGTGCCTGGCGATCCTGTGGCCCGGCTTCTCGCGCAGCGCCAGCTCCATTCTGGGCGGCATGGCCGTGGGCCTGGACCGCCCGACCGCCACGAAGTTCTCCTTCTACCTGGGGGTGCCCACGCTGGGCGGCGCGGCGCTCCTCGACTTCATCAAGAGCCGGGACCTGCTGGGGCAGATCGGCCTCTTGAACGTGGTGCTGGGGGCCGTCGTCAGCTTCGTGGTTGCCTACCTCGCCATCGGGTGGCTGCTGAGGTTCGTGTCCACCAACAACTTCAAGGGGTTTGCTGTCTACCGCGTGGTCGTCGGCGTGCTGATCCTCGTCCTCGTGGCGACTGGGCGGCTGGCGAACGGGGGACTGTAG
- a CDS encoding aminoglycoside phosphotransferase family protein, with amino-acid sequence MMFGEYLRRWNLTPDGDPIHTHSSDLLPVKFAGEPAMLKLPRGAEERFGGLLMLWWNGDGAARVLDHDEATGALVLERVTGPRSLVRMVHEGQDDGASRILCAVAARLHAPRPAPLPELVPLETWFRALEPASRQYGGILVDSASAARHLLAAPQDLSVLHGDLHHENVLDGGPEAQGGRGWLAIDPKRLLGERGFDHANIFCNPDLKVAAAPGRLARQAHVVAEAAGLDRGRLLQWVLAYAGLSVSWWLEDGRHDEAEPVLEVARIAAAELRRA; translated from the coding sequence ATGATGTTCGGCGAATACCTGCGCCGCTGGAACCTGACCCCCGACGGTGACCCCATCCACACCCACAGCAGCGACCTGTTGCCGGTAAAGTTCGCGGGAGAGCCCGCCATGCTGAAGCTGCCGCGCGGCGCCGAGGAACGCTTCGGCGGCCTGCTGATGCTGTGGTGGAACGGTGACGGGGCTGCCCGAGTGCTCGATCACGACGAGGCGACGGGCGCGCTGGTGCTGGAACGTGTGACCGGGCCGCGTTCACTCGTGCGGATGGTTCACGAGGGCCAGGACGACGGGGCCTCCCGCATCCTCTGCGCGGTGGCGGCCCGGCTCCACGCCCCGCGCCCGGCGCCGCTTCCCGAACTCGTGCCGCTGGAGACGTGGTTTCGCGCCCTCGAACCCGCCTCGCGGCAGTACGGGGGCATCTTGGTGGACTCCGCCTCCGCGGCCCGGCACCTGCTCGCAGCCCCGCAGGACCTGAGTGTGCTGCACGGCGACCTGCACCACGAGAACGTGCTGGACGGCGGCCCTGAGGCACAGGGGGGGCGCGGCTGGCTGGCGATTGACCCCAAGCGGCTGCTCGGGGAACGCGGCTTCGACCACGCCAACATCTTCTGCAATCCCGATCTGAAGGTGGCTGCCGCACCCGGACGCCTCGCGCGTCAGGCTCACGTCGTGGCCGAGGCGGCAGGGTTAGACCGCGGTCGCCTGCTCCAGTGGGTCCTCGCTTACGCGGGCCTCTCGGTGTCGTGGTGGTTGGAGGACGGGAGGCACGACGAGGCCGAGCCTGTGCTGGAAGTCGCCCGAATTGCGGCGGCGGAACTGCGGCGGGCGTAG